The nucleotide sequence GACGAGGAAACCTGATGTGGTCTGATAGATACTAATTTAAATTTGAGctattttacgaaatttttagttttttattgtgaaatttaggattttagaaaattttttaagcttCTAAACATGTTGATTTGTAGAaaagattgaataattttgaacagGTGCTTGAAACTTGGCTCCTTTGAAGTCGTTTCGCAGTTTTCCATGTATTGTGTTTTGAGACGTTTCAGAAGGGAAAAGGgggtaattttacaaaaataaacattgctgattcaaaatttctcctgAAGTgctttattgtgaaaaaattctgatcagtgttttcaaaatttttgttctctatTGGCACCTTACtcctttctgttttttttttttttcacttcaaatggagataagtaatttttttatccgGACGAATCTGATTTGAAAGAGTAAGTGCAAGAGTTTATCACTAGATACCTAAAATTTCTGGTGCTGAAGTGCTTTTTTgggttttgacgaatttttgaatagcAATGGGCCAGAAATAGGGGAAAAGACAAAGTGTAGCCAAATTtccctagaaagctgaaatttggtatgtaaaATGTATCCTATTCTCAACGTCCCAAGTCGCTGAGAAacatttcgagcaattttggagcctccagcgaattgtTAAAAGTTGAAGTTCCCTCAACATTTTGACTcaataaagttggaaaatttaaatttactttatacccGCATTTCAACAAGCTGAGTctattggaggtggtttcatgACGTTTTTAAATCctgcagaatttttttggaaatcccaaatttacaaaaagtcccATGAATACGCCAAAAACCGAATTTGGGGGGGGCTTagggtccacaaaaaagggggaagcgtacaccggattcacccggACACccaaaattcgtgttcagcatatCAAAAAACCCgcgtataccaaaattcagcttgttatcaaacttttccctatggaatgcTAATTCTCCTGGACTATGTATAATAACTGGCATAGTCCCCTGCACTTGACGTGTAAAGTTGATAAATGCACGTAAGATTTGTTAATTACACGATCAAGCTTGCCCCTCTACAGCTGGATTCGAACAGAGTAGGTACTTCGTTAACTGAAGaccgcggctctacctactatGCCACACGCCCAGCAAAACCACGGAGAAACAATctaagtacctaatacctatacatggcccctttttttatttctttggaaattacctattcaaataaaatatgaattgaaattgcaatttttttcatacttgaaaatttattttaaaaaacgttgcATCTAGAAATACATACTTAAATGATTGTACTTAGCAAATATTTACCAAATAATAGACAGATATTAATTAACTATAAAAAGTCGACTAGTAACTATTTTTATATCTGACTACCGACTAGATTGCTTAATAATATGTTTAAGTAGGTAGACTTATACTTATAAGATAAAACAGCAAGCAAAAGAGATAGTAACGTATTCATAGTTGTCTAGGTAAACTAGGATAAGTAACTAGGTACACTGCCAACGATCTTGCTTTAACATGtcttcaaacatttttgttcttttttttaggGTCTTTtcttttattagaattttttttaccttcaaaTTTTATGACCAAATTTGGTGTTTtgattgttgttgttgtgattTTAGGTCGTGGTCTTGGCTTTGGTGCAGCAGTCGTTGTTTGTGGAGATTCCAGCGATGGAAGAAGCACTACGTTTCCTCCTGCAACAGGTCCGCAAATCGAAATTCCACTACATTCTTGAGATTTTATCCAAACGAATAGGTTGAACGGAGATAATTTAAGGGCCCAGTCAGCAGTATAATTTAATTTGGGGTTATTTCGATGTTCCTCGAATACCAGATACTGGACTGTTAGATTCCCAGAACGTGGATTCGCACGTGTGTTCCAatctgttgagaaaaaaatcaacaaaaaatgcaTCGTTAATAATACactctcaatattttttttacaccacaTCAATATACCTAATAACTAGTATATTTACCTTTTATCGTTTGAATGTTCGGGTTAATTTTCGAAGAGGTGGGAATTGTGCCACTCTGCATCTATTGACAGataaatgcaaaaatacatGAGTAAGAAAATCTTATCCGAAATTAATTACCTTGGTACTTACATTAGGGTGAAATGCGCGAAAAAAAATGTGGcaggatttcgaccaaattcggtggagaccttcattttgagttaaacGTCACTCGTCACAGAATATCAAATACATATTAGGTACTGTATCTTTCGAGACTGGTCCAGTTTTTCTAAAACAGGTTGAGTTGGGGGCTAGTaagaaaaaaccacgatttttcgaaaatcccccTCTGAGAATTTGTATCATGCCTCCTGGAGCATCTCCagggctaaaaaaattttgagtggtttccaactcaaaatgatgGCCTTCGATCTCTTccctgaatttggtcaaaatcttctGACGTTTCTTTTCGCGACCCACCTTAGTTTACATAGAACATAATATTACattacataatttttcagttgattaggtaaatttgcaaaaaactcaCGGTTAAATTGGACATCAGTCCTAGCAACTTGTTGTTAGTGGTGTCAACTACAGCTAACAAatactgaaaagaaaaataaagtaaCGTATTAGTTAATACTCGATCCCCAAGTGCTAAGAAATTAATAAGGGAGCCTCTCAGATGCCTCCCTTCGATTTAAACCGGaccgagatttttggaaaaagcatggtCAGGAACCCCAAGAACCAAAATTTCGACAgcccaaaataatttcaatatttttgacaaattttaaatgaactattttggaggattttttaaATGGGTACCTACTCAAGTGTTTGGTAAAAATGATGGGAATTAATCCCGAAAATAATATTAACCGAACAACGTTTCGCCATTATTTGGGTGGGGGAGGGAGGGTGATACGAATTAATTTTAAGATcaactttcatcatttttagtgTACCTAATCaagtttgtatttttgttttttgttttttttttaagaatcactgaaaatgagcaattttggattttcaaaagttagccaaaaatcgaaaaatgaactgaagtggttttacgagttttttccaaaatctattcagcttcgtccagttcaaaaatcatTCCTCCAGTTGGTTACCATCCCCTTTAACATATCTaaggtaatttttctcaaagcgTTTACTTACCGATTGAGAAACATTCCTTGTCACGTTGTGGAACTTAATGTACTGAGGGATGTACTGCCTTACGTTATCCACCTTGCACGACCTTTCATGGATGATTGCGTTATTATGTATGTTGACAACggtcaaatttcgaattttacatGCTCCCGAGTATATACCGTTTCGAGGATTAACCAGGCACTTTGGATCCGAAAATACTCCGGCGATGATACAAGCGAACACAATACAAACGAATTTCATCTTGGAAACCTGTAAGAAAAATATATGTAGTATCGTAATCGTTAAAGgcttatgtatttttcaaatgcgGTTTATCagcaatcaaatgaaaaaattaaaataattcaaacattATTgtctttctgaattttttttgtcttgaaaaaggcatcgtgttgaaaatttccaagcgaagaaatttcaattattgatgatttaatgcgttttttttttttttttttttttttttttttaacataaaaatatttcttttaaatttatttgtttcTAATTTCTCAGGAGATAAGAAGAATTCaagattgtcaaaatttgttgaaaatggagttaaattcaaaatttttccaattttaattaatttgtgtttgacattttttttcagagcagattcattttttacttttagttttacccgaaaactttttcattcggtttaaaaaaaactgattttaattGGGAAACATCTCAAAGGTTTCattgtttaatttatttttttttcgaataagacaaacgtttttttttttttttttttttttttttttttcaatttcatcaatttgtaaTCTCAAAAAACTAGGAgtgaaatttaattcaaatgcATAAAAGCTTTAAGTAtaatataaatataaaataatttttaaaaaacttaatttttttcaaatataaatatATGTGATGAATTTTACACCATTAATTGGTACCTATAGTGTAattaaatgaatgaaatacTTACTCTCGTGTCTGTTCGTAATTTCGTATAATAGtaaggaaaaaaagagaaaagtcAACGATAGAAAGTATTATACAGATCAAAATTTcacacttgacaaaaaaaaaatgaattatttctcACAACGTTCAACTAGTACACTTGTCGATATTTCGGTTCGAAAAATCATACGAGACTGCATCGTGAAAAATAAACCATCAGTATATATACCTATTTAGCTTTTGGGATGACCACGGCTTGGGCTCGGATTGGAATTTACCTATGGGCTATGACATAAGATTACAAGAAAACGAATTTTGATAACGTGCGCCGTCAGTGATGACGATTTTGGGTAACCCAACCCACCGAGAAAATCAATCTTAACGTTGCacgaataaatttaaatacttcGAAAAAGAAATATATAAACGCGGTGATAATGACCCAGCCGCTTATCTCTTACGCAGGTAGGTAATTAAAGTGATTAATAAAATTAGCAATTGATACGAGGAGGGAAGCACTTTCATTGAATGTAAACGAGATAACGCGTACGTAAATGTAATGCAAATTCGTGGTAATATTTCCTACTCGTACGTAAATAATATTTGacagtattttttatttacctattgattttttccccaatgaTGAGCCCGTTTATTatttgtagaaaaataaaatataagtaCGTCATTTGTCGACTAAATcattggtggaaattttcaaaagttgaaagttgaatttctcGAATTAAATTTAAGATTTCAAAGTGATTCTGCGTGTGCTTAACAcgaaaacctctataactcgaaatCTAGTCAATTCTTCCGAGTTTCGAGTTACCTATCGAGATCCCACCgtacttaattttttccccGTTTGTTTTATCTCCATAATCTTATTTATTGCAatgtttcattgattttttaaaaagaaattccaaTACATTTTATACCTACGATTGATTTTTTAGTGTCATTTTTGACCTACCTTCTGTGATAGGCCACATATCTAAGCCCTTTTCActtgtttccaaaaatcaatctttgaaagtgcaagttttcaaaaatattgaaaatattgtctGATGGAAATTTCTGATTGTCtcctgaaattgaaatatttttgaatttactctAGGAATcaattttctggcaaatttttttattgattatcacttttcaaacgttttttggataatttaaaatgtgatttttagtCACCTTCAGATGATATGTATTTGAAATCTCAGtcaattttcagacaatttttcagTGACATGtcaattttattggaatttttaaagaacttTTGAAATCTAAAGTCAATCTTTTAATGAATTTGGAACAAAATATTTGAagttaaattatttcaaatcaagtttaGGTGACCTTTCGATTttgaagtaaataatttttgtctcatttttggaatattttttgacgattttgaatcaatttgaaaacgatTTCGTGTGTTTTGGTTTACaaaggatttttttgtttttagaatgattttttgaaatatttttgaacgtggaaaggatttttcaacgatcttatatcaattttttacatttagaAATGGCgaataatttcctaaaaaaaaaaaaaaaattgaaaatttgtatactcAACTTTGccggaaattttggaaatattctaacgaattttcaatatgaaaagatttttttatgcttttatGTAATCAACATTTCAATAtcgattccattttttttttttcgcttttaaataaattcccatttttttaaaacgaatatttagataacttgaaaatgatttacGAACAATTTCTCCACATTTACAATcttcagttgattttttcgaaaaaattaagaataatttttactttcttgatgaatttttaagctttttttggcaattgtgAATCTGAATGGAATTTCAAACGAATCCGAGATGATTTTCTGATTTAGAATCATCATttgattgataattttgagTCCGTTTATTCACAGTTTTCTGCATGATTTTTGAAAGCGTGTTTTACATTTTcgattacctacatattttgctCTTGAGTAAGAATTAGAGTGAGTTTTTCGCAGATTCGAGGTCACCGGAGtccaaataataattttttgttcgaattcgACTCCTCAATGTCTTTTCTAGCTCtctatattcgaaaaaaaaaaaggaatgctGATAAGTTGAATCTCGGAAATTAATTGATATTTGAACTCAGTCGGCTGGAattcttaaaatcaaaatttcacgctaaatttttatcattttcccagttgtttttttaataaagagACTGATGAGCCactgaaaaaaaacgaacttttgtgcccaatttttcaattatttgatatttttataatattttaaggCATTGATGATGTCTCAGAGGGATCGGACTCAGAAAATAAGTCGACATTCGAACTCAGCCCTTGAAAATCAACGATAAAAATCGATATCCCgcgttattttttgatttatttcaaaaattgaagactcTAGTGCCTCCTACCCCTTCCTCTATTTCTCAAAGGGTATTAAGATcccatttttgccaagttttttgaattataatcttgaaaattga is from Planococcus citri chromosome 1, ihPlaCitr1.1, whole genome shotgun sequence and encodes:
- the LOC135839219 gene encoding uncharacterized protein LOC135839219, which produces MKFVCIVFACIIAGVFSDPKCLVNPRNGIYSGACKIRNLTVVNIHNNAIIHERSCKVDNVRQYIPQYIKFHNVTRNVSQSYLLAVVDTTNNKLLGLMSNLTMQSGTIPTSSKINPNIQTIKDWNTRANPRSGNLTVQYLVFEEHRNNPKLNYTADWALKLSPFNLFVWIKSQECSGISICGPVAGGNVVLLPSLESPQTTTAAPKPRPRPKITTTTIKTPNLVIKFEGKKNSNKRKDPKKKNKNV